From a region of the Nocardioides ginsengisegetis genome:
- a CDS encoding isochorismatase family protein — protein sequence MTATPFGNPMGPGSKFGIVVVDFQRGFTDPSATYGMDLDSEVGVAYALLERVRRAGLPVYFSVVAHAPDGSDVGLWGLKAPAIATYLKGGPEAAVDERLKPQTDELVLVKQVASACFGTGLLDSLIGDGVDSVLVVGTSTSGCVRATAVDLFQAGIRPFVVADAVGDRDTVAHANALRDLHAKYADVISSETAFAYLAGADEDAK from the coding sequence ATGACAGCTACTCCGTTCGGCAACCCCATGGGACCCGGTTCGAAGTTCGGAATCGTGGTCGTGGACTTTCAGCGCGGGTTCACAGATCCTTCCGCCACCTACGGCATGGACCTCGACTCTGAGGTCGGCGTCGCATACGCGCTCCTCGAGCGCGTTAGACGGGCCGGCCTTCCGGTCTACTTCTCAGTGGTCGCCCATGCGCCTGATGGCTCCGATGTCGGCTTGTGGGGTCTGAAGGCTCCCGCTATCGCGACCTATCTCAAAGGCGGACCTGAAGCTGCAGTTGATGAACGTTTGAAGCCGCAAACAGACGAGCTGGTGCTGGTCAAGCAGGTCGCTTCTGCGTGTTTCGGGACCGGCCTCCTGGACTCCTTGATCGGAGACGGGGTGGATAGCGTCCTGGTCGTAGGCACGTCCACTAGCGGTTGTGTTCGTGCTACGGCAGTCGATCTGTTCCAGGCAGGGATCAGGCCGTTCGTTGTTGCGGATGCCGTGGGTGATCGCGACACCGTTGCCCATGCGAATGCCCTTCGGGACCTTCATGCGAAGTACGCGGATGTCATCAGCTCGGAGACGGCGTTCGCGTACCTCGCCGGTGCCGACGAGGACGCTAAATGA
- the paaK gene encoding phenylacetate--CoA ligase PaaK, with amino-acid sequence MIRLTPNPDELDPIERASLDELRAVQLERLQWSVRHAYDNVRHYRSALDGAGVHPDDIRELDDIAKLPFTTKADLRDNYPFNMFAVPRTQVARVHASSGTTGKATVVGYTKADLDMWASVMARSIRAAGGRSGHVLHNAYGYGLFTGGLGAHGGAERLGCTVVPVSGGMTERQVQLITDFEPDVIMVTPSYMLNIVDEMERQGIDPRTTSLQVGIFGAEPWTNEMRAAMEERLDIHAVDIYGLSEVVGPGVAQECVETKDGLHVWEDHFYPEIIDPVTGHVLPDGERGELVFTSITKEAMPVLRYRTRDLTRLLPGTARPMRRIEKITGRTDDMIILRGVNLFPTQIEGLVMTVPELTPHFECVLERSGNLDALTVRVEREASASLDSTRAAGSHLCKLVKNKIGVTIAVEVVEPGAIERSVGKMKRVVDNRPKK; translated from the coding sequence ATGATTCGACTCACCCCGAATCCGGACGAACTCGACCCGATCGAGCGAGCCTCCCTGGATGAGTTGCGGGCCGTTCAACTCGAGCGTCTTCAGTGGTCGGTACGACACGCCTACGACAACGTGCGTCACTACCGATCGGCGCTCGACGGTGCGGGAGTGCACCCGGACGACATCCGCGAACTGGACGACATTGCAAAGTTGCCCTTCACGACCAAGGCAGACCTTCGCGACAACTATCCGTTCAACATGTTTGCGGTTCCCCGGACTCAGGTGGCCCGTGTACACGCCTCGTCCGGGACGACGGGGAAGGCCACCGTCGTCGGGTACACGAAGGCCGACCTCGACATGTGGGCATCCGTGATGGCCAGAAGCATTCGGGCCGCCGGCGGTCGCTCGGGGCATGTCTTGCACAACGCCTACGGTTACGGCCTGTTCACCGGAGGTCTCGGGGCTCACGGCGGTGCCGAACGGCTGGGATGCACTGTGGTTCCAGTGTCTGGGGGCATGACCGAACGTCAGGTGCAGCTCATCACGGACTTCGAACCAGACGTCATCATGGTGACGCCGTCTTACATGCTCAACATCGTCGACGAGATGGAGCGTCAGGGTATTGATCCACGTACGACCTCACTCCAGGTCGGGATCTTCGGAGCTGAGCCGTGGACGAATGAGATGCGAGCTGCCATGGAGGAACGCCTCGACATCCACGCCGTCGACATCTACGGCCTCTCGGAGGTCGTGGGTCCGGGCGTGGCTCAGGAGTGTGTCGAGACCAAGGACGGCTTGCATGTCTGGGAGGACCACTTCTACCCGGAGATCATCGATCCGGTGACGGGCCACGTTCTGCCCGATGGCGAGCGCGGCGAGCTCGTGTTCACGTCCATTACCAAGGAAGCGATGCCGGTGCTGCGATACCGGACGCGGGACCTGACCCGTCTGCTCCCCGGTACAGCGCGGCCAATGCGTCGCATCGAGAAGATCACTGGTCGTACCGACGACATGATCATCCTGCGAGGAGTCAATCTCTTCCCGACCCAGATCGAGGGCCTGGTCATGACGGTTCCTGAGCTGACGCCCCACTTCGAGTGTGTCCTCGAGCGCAGCGGCAACCTCGACGCATTGACGGTTCGTGTCGAAAGGGAAGCGAGTGCGAGCCTCGACTCGACCAGGGCCGCAGGCTCTCACTTGTGCAAGCTCGTTAAGAACAAGATCGGCGTGACTATCGCCGTCGAGGTCGTTGAGCCCGGGGCCATTGAACGATCCGTTGGAAAGATGAAGCGAGTCGTAGACAATCGACCCAAGAAATAG
- a CDS encoding MarR family transcriptional regulator: protein MANTLNDEYERLLQERALEVLPEADLEGNAALFNVMRVANVIGRDLEQHVHRNNGSSRAGFRIMLVVWVMGPQSQKDLASFANVTAATISSVLNTLDDEGLIVRTRNSTDRRIVNIELTAAGEKAVSELYRLHLQREAQWLAGLSEKMKQQLVMISRQILRTRPPYSKE from the coding sequence GTGGCGAACACGCTGAATGACGAGTACGAGCGCCTGCTTCAGGAGCGCGCTCTCGAAGTGCTTCCCGAGGCAGACCTGGAGGGCAACGCCGCACTGTTCAACGTGATGCGGGTCGCGAATGTGATCGGGCGCGACCTTGAACAGCACGTTCACCGGAACAACGGGTCCTCACGGGCTGGATTTCGGATCATGCTTGTCGTCTGGGTGATGGGTCCGCAGAGCCAGAAGGACCTCGCCAGCTTCGCAAACGTCACGGCAGCAACGATTTCGAGTGTGCTGAACACCCTGGATGACGAGGGTCTGATCGTGCGGACGCGAAACAGCACAGATCGCCGGATCGTGAACATCGAGCTAACAGCGGCGGGGGAGAAGGCGGTATCCGAGCTCTACCGGCTCCACCTGCAGCGTGAGGCGCAGTGGCTCGCTGGACTTTCGGAAAAGATGAAGCAGCAGCTGGTGATGATCTCGCGTCAGATACTCCGCACTCGGCCGCCTTACAGCAAGGAGTAG
- a CDS encoding sugar ABC transporter substrate-binding protein: MLFSKRLVVKRAVVSLVVSGCLAVSLAGCGSGDSAAKGGGSSAVGGGVSGKEIYLVGAGDVNPWTKVYNSVIVKRLQAEGAKVTYLQDPFDPQIEVQNLDRAIAAKPYAIMLLGLDYRALTPSLTRAKQAGIPVVNMTSPATPAGELMALSVESNNPELGKFAAQNVIDGLAAQGKTQGNVIAITGTAGTEMANLRIEAFRKELATVPGLNLVAVEDGNWDQATSQKIAQQLFAKYASQGGIQAAYGMADNQALGIIQAAKQAGLSVGGADGLVVSGSNCYQAGLEAIKAGEMFGTGTQSPITEANFTVDEALKFFNGEKVETTQYAPEERITKDNVQDAIDEGICP; this comes from the coding sequence ATGTTGTTTTCGAAGCGTCTCGTTGTGAAGCGGGCTGTGGTGTCGCTGGTGGTTTCTGGTTGTTTGGCCGTGTCGTTGGCCGGGTGTGGTTCTGGTGACTCGGCTGCCAAGGGTGGTGGTTCGTCTGCTGTTGGTGGTGGGGTGTCGGGCAAGGAGATCTACCTGGTTGGTGCGGGGGATGTGAACCCCTGGACGAAGGTCTACAACTCGGTGATCGTGAAGCGTCTGCAGGCGGAGGGTGCGAAGGTGACCTACCTGCAGGATCCGTTCGATCCGCAGATCGAGGTGCAGAACTTGGACCGGGCGATCGCGGCCAAGCCGTACGCGATCATGCTGCTCGGCCTGGACTATCGGGCGCTGACCCCGAGTCTGACTCGTGCCAAGCAGGCCGGTATCCCGGTGGTGAACATGACATCGCCAGCGACGCCGGCCGGTGAGCTGATGGCGCTGTCGGTGGAGTCGAACAACCCCGAGTTGGGCAAGTTCGCAGCCCAGAACGTGATCGATGGACTGGCCGCTCAAGGCAAGACCCAGGGCAATGTCATCGCGATCACCGGGACGGCGGGCACGGAGATGGCGAATCTTCGGATCGAGGCGTTCAGGAAGGAGCTCGCGACCGTCCCCGGGCTGAACCTGGTCGCCGTGGAGGACGGCAACTGGGACCAGGCGACGTCGCAGAAGATCGCGCAGCAGTTGTTCGCCAAGTACGCATCCCAGGGCGGGATCCAGGCCGCGTACGGGATGGCCGACAACCAAGCGCTAGGCATCATCCAGGCTGCCAAGCAGGCCGGGCTGAGTGTCGGTGGGGCTGATGGTCTGGTCGTGAGCGGCAGCAACTGCTACCAGGCTGGGCTGGAGGCGATCAAGGCCGGTGAGATGTTCGGTACGGGGACCCAGTCGCCCATCACGGAGGCGAACTTCACGGTCGATGAGGCGTTGAAGTTCTTCAACGGCGAAAAGGTCGAGACCACCCAGTACGCCCCCGAAGAGCGCATCACCAAGGACAACGTCCAGGACGCCATCGACGAAGGCATCTGCCCGTGA
- a CDS encoding helix-turn-helix domain-containing protein, translated as MTALALAPVQPDESDISTAVEALPHIKDYLATHHDSVIRLVVSDDPEETLVVPRGAVELLARVLAHMAAGQGVSVVPAHAELTTQQAADLLNVSRPFLIGLLDAGQIEYRKVGKHRRIKAQSLMAYLARDDHERREAADELTRLNHELGLL; from the coding sequence ATGACCGCGTTGGCGCTCGCCCCCGTCCAGCCCGATGAGTCCGACATCAGCACCGCCGTCGAGGCGCTGCCGCACATCAAGGACTACCTCGCCACCCATCACGACAGCGTGATCCGCCTCGTCGTCTCTGACGACCCCGAGGAGACGCTCGTCGTCCCGCGCGGCGCCGTCGAGCTCCTCGCCCGCGTGCTCGCGCACATGGCCGCCGGACAGGGCGTCTCGGTCGTGCCCGCCCACGCCGAGCTCACCACCCAACAGGCAGCCGACCTCCTCAACGTCAGCCGGCCGTTCCTCATCGGCCTGCTCGACGCCGGCCAGATCGAGTACCGCAAGGTCGGCAAACACCGCCGGATCAAGGCCCAGTCACTGATGGCCTACCTGGCACGTGACGACCATGAGCGCCGCGAGGCCGCTGACGAGTTGACCCGACTGAACCACGAGCTGGGCCTGCTCTGA
- a CDS encoding sugar ABC transporter substrate-binding protein: MLFSKRLVVKRAVVSLVVSGCLAVSLAGCGSGDSAAKGGGSSAVGGGVSGKEIYLVGAGDVNPWTKVYNSVIVKRLQAEGAKVTYLQDPFDPQIEVQNLDRAIAAKPYAIMLLGLDYRALTPSLTRAKQAGIPVVNMTSPATPAGELMALSVESNNPELGKFAAQNVIDGLAAQGKTQGNVIAITGTAGTEMANLRIEAFRKELATVPGLNLVAVEDGNWDQATSQKIAQQLFAKYASQGGIQAAYGMADNQALGIIQAAKQAGLSVGGADGLVVSGSNCYQAGLEAIKAGEMFGTGTQSPITEANFTVDEALKFFNGEKVETTQYAPEERITKDNVQDAIDEGICP; this comes from the coding sequence ATGTTGTTTTCGAAGCGTCTCGTTGTGAAGCGGGCTGTGGTGTCGCTGGTGGTTTCTGGTTGTTTGGCCGTGTCGTTGGCCGGGTGTGGTTCTGGTGACTCGGCTGCCAAGGGTGGTGGTTCGTCTGCTGTTGGTGGTGGGGTGTCGGGCAAGGAGATCTACCTGGTTGGTGCGGGGGATGTGAACCCCTGGACGAAGGTCTACAACTCGGTGATCGTGAAGCGTCTGCAGGCGGAGGGTGCGAAGGTGACCTACCTGCAGGATCCGTTCGATCCGCAGATCGAGGTGCAGAACTTGGACCGGGCGATCGCGGCCAAGCCGTACGCGATCATGCTGCTCGGCCTGGACTATCGGGCGCTGACCCCGAGTCTGACTCGTGCCAAGCAGGCCGGTATCCCGGTGGTGAACATGACATCGCCAGCGACGCCGGCCGGTGAGCTGATGGCGCTGTCGGTGGAGTCGAACAACCCCGAGTTGGGCAAGTTCGCAGCCCAGAACGTGATCGATGGACTGGCCGCTCAAGGCAAGACCCAGGGCAATGTCATCGCGATCACCGGGACGGCGGGCACGGAGATGGCGAATCTTCGGATCGAGGCGTTCAGGAAGGAGCTCGCGACCGTCCCCGGGCTGAACCTGGTCGCCGTGGAGGACGGCAACTGGGACCAGGCGACGTCGCAGAAGATCGCGCAGCAGTTGTTCGCCAAGTACGCATCCCAGGGCGGGATCCAGGCCGCGTACGGGATGGCCGACAACCAAGCGCTAGGCATCATCCAGGCTGCCAAGCAGGCCGGGCTGAGTGTCGGTGGGGCTGATGGTCTGGTCGTGAGCGGCAGCAACTGCTACCAGGCTGGGCTGGAGGCGATCAAGGCCGGTGAGATGTTCGGTACGGGGACCCAGTCGCCCATCACGGAGGCGAACTTCACGGTCGATGAGGCGTTGAAGTTCTTCAACGGCGAAAAGGTCGAGACCACCCAGTACGCCCCCGAAGAGCGCATCACCAAGGACAACGTCCAGGACGCCATCGACGAAGGCATCTGCCCGTAA
- a CDS encoding ABC transporter permease has translation MAATRTPELLIAGIAGAVLVYGAATTEGFLSPANFKAIFAGVGILGIVAVGMTFVTLSGSLFCLTLGTTLTVSSMGFLTWLQFGVVPAILLTLLLGAVIGLGQGILVGGLGANPIIVTIGFGALQLGVASKLTNSAAVYPPGDSNYAWLASTIAGLPVAVYVLVLLVLISAFWLAKSTLGQTILLVGENQSAARAAGLPVVKAITAAFVIAGGCAALGGVLLGATDGNATLLSGGDRYTYDAIAAVLVGGVAASGGRGTVQQTVLGALLIAVISDMLLLRGASGGVQLLVTGAVVIVVLVFFQLRGHRS, from the coding sequence ATGGCAGCGACCCGAACACCGGAATTGCTCATCGCGGGCATCGCCGGCGCGGTGCTGGTCTACGGCGCTGCCACCACGGAAGGCTTTCTCAGCCCAGCGAACTTCAAGGCGATCTTCGCCGGAGTCGGGATCCTAGGAATCGTCGCGGTGGGGATGACCTTCGTGACGTTGAGTGGAAGCTTGTTCTGCTTGACGCTGGGGACGACCCTGACGGTGTCCTCAATGGGATTCCTCACCTGGCTTCAGTTCGGTGTTGTACCCGCCATCTTGCTCACGCTTCTGCTGGGTGCCGTGATCGGACTGGGCCAGGGCATCCTCGTCGGAGGGCTGGGCGCCAACCCGATCATTGTGACTATCGGTTTCGGGGCACTGCAACTCGGAGTAGCGTCGAAACTGACCAACTCGGCAGCCGTCTACCCACCGGGTGACAGCAACTACGCCTGGCTGGCCAGCACGATTGCCGGTCTCCCGGTTGCTGTGTACGTGCTCGTCCTTCTGGTCCTGATCTCAGCGTTCTGGCTCGCCAAGAGCACCTTGGGTCAGACGATCCTTCTGGTCGGCGAGAACCAGTCAGCGGCACGCGCAGCAGGACTTCCAGTGGTCAAGGCCATCACGGCAGCGTTTGTCATCGCGGGTGGCTGCGCAGCTCTGGGTGGCGTCCTTCTGGGCGCTACCGATGGGAACGCCACGCTCTTGAGTGGCGGAGACAGGTACACCTATGACGCGATTGCAGCGGTGCTCGTTGGCGGAGTCGCAGCGAGCGGTGGGCGAGGAACCGTCCAGCAGACCGTTCTGGGTGCGCTGCTTATCGCGGTCATCTCGGACATGCTTCTCCTTCGCGGTGCGAGCGGTGGCGTCCAATTGCTTGTCACCGGCGCGGTGGTCATCGTCGTTCTGGTCTTCTTCCAGCTGAGGGGACATCGGTCATGA
- a CDS encoding isocitrate lyase/PEP mutase family protein: MSGEPRPGDRILELLDYGFTFVPGCHDCLSAAVLERAGAQALFVSGAGVAASVAGLPDLGLTTSSELVQMAGSIVSNAKVPVLVDADTGFGNELNLTRAVRAIGRAGAGGLMIEDQSFPKRCGHLQDKRVVSRDDFALRVKTAVSLCAEFGMVLIARTDSLATDGVDEACARAKLAHDLGAHITFVDAPMTLGDVERIGKLPGRKMFNAATGSLTPQLSFDELDELGFSLVIDPCVSLYPTIDGIRRTFEDVDSARGFEPLTRFQMQPRDIFEQVGLDSWLAIDASARGDLRRES; this comes from the coding sequence ATGAGTGGAGAGCCTAGGCCGGGTGATCGAATCCTTGAACTGCTCGACTATGGCTTTACGTTTGTCCCGGGCTGTCACGATTGCTTGTCCGCGGCGGTTCTCGAACGCGCCGGCGCCCAGGCGCTCTTCGTTTCTGGGGCCGGCGTCGCCGCCAGTGTTGCCGGGCTTCCTGACCTTGGCCTGACCACGTCGTCTGAACTGGTTCAGATGGCTGGCAGCATCGTCTCCAATGCCAAAGTCCCGGTCTTGGTCGACGCTGACACCGGCTTTGGCAACGAACTGAATCTGACCCGCGCGGTGCGTGCGATCGGCCGCGCCGGAGCAGGTGGCCTCATGATCGAGGACCAGAGCTTCCCCAAGCGTTGCGGCCACCTGCAGGACAAGCGTGTCGTTTCACGCGACGACTTCGCTCTACGGGTCAAGACGGCAGTCTCGTTGTGCGCCGAGTTCGGGATGGTTCTAATCGCTCGGACGGACTCGCTGGCGACGGACGGTGTCGACGAAGCTTGTGCGCGAGCCAAACTCGCCCACGACCTCGGTGCGCACATCACGTTCGTGGATGCGCCCATGACGCTAGGTGACGTCGAGCGAATCGGCAAGCTGCCCGGTCGGAAGATGTTCAACGCCGCGACAGGAAGTCTCACGCCACAACTCAGCTTCGACGAGCTAGACGAACTTGGGTTCTCCTTGGTCATCGATCCGTGTGTTTCGCTGTATCCGACCATCGACGGAATTCGTCGAACCTTCGAGGATGTGGACTCAGCGAGGGGATTCGAGCCGCTGACTCGATTCCAGATGCAGCCCCGAGACATTTTCGAGCAGGTCGGCCTCGACAGTTGGCTGGCTATCGACGCAAGCGCTCGAGGCGATCTGAGGCGCGAATCTTAA
- a CDS encoding glucose 1-dehydrogenase: MLSGKVAMITGAADGIGRAAVTVFAREGALVLACDIDGAGAEAAAAAVRADGGQALASAMDVSDLSQVRVGVELALTSWGSLDVAFNNAGITGPMTSLVDYPDEWFERVVAVNVRGTWNCLREQIPAMLQSGSGAIVNASSGAGAVGAPGIGIYAATKHAILGLTKVAALENATAGVRVNAVLPGIIDTNQPRNLTHDIPGAMDAFKSAMPIGRLGRADEVAEAAAWLCSDRASLVTGVGVAVDGGYLAQ, encoded by the coding sequence ATGCTGTCCGGAAAAGTTGCGATGATTACGGGCGCTGCGGACGGGATCGGACGCGCGGCTGTCACGGTCTTCGCGCGTGAGGGAGCACTGGTACTTGCTTGTGACATCGATGGAGCAGGCGCCGAGGCTGCTGCCGCGGCTGTTCGGGCCGACGGGGGACAGGCACTGGCGAGCGCAATGGACGTCAGTGATCTTTCCCAGGTCCGAGTTGGGGTCGAGCTCGCGCTCACGAGCTGGGGTTCATTGGACGTTGCCTTCAACAACGCAGGCATTACCGGACCCATGACATCTCTTGTCGACTACCCGGATGAGTGGTTTGAGAGGGTGGTTGCAGTCAACGTCCGAGGAACATGGAACTGCCTACGAGAGCAGATTCCGGCGATGCTTCAGTCGGGATCGGGGGCGATCGTCAACGCATCGTCCGGCGCGGGTGCGGTAGGGGCTCCAGGAATCGGGATCTACGCCGCGACCAAACACGCGATCCTGGGGCTAACAAAGGTCGCGGCACTCGAGAACGCAACAGCCGGGGTTCGGGTGAATGCGGTGCTGCCGGGCATCATCGACACCAACCAGCCGCGCAATCTGACCCATGACATCCCTGGAGCCATGGACGCGTTCAAGAGCGCTATGCCTATCGGCCGGCTCGGTCGCGCCGACGAAGTGGCCGAAGCTGCAGCGTGGCTCTGTTCGGATCGCGCATCCTTGGTGACGGGCGTGGGAGTCGCGGTGGATGGGGGCTACCTCGCACAGTAG
- a CDS encoding ATP-binding cassette domain-containing protein, which translates to MTAVDETPRIPRLRIVGVGKSYAAVRALDGIDLTIKPGEVHALCGHNGAGKSTLVKILSGVVRHDDGSVYIDGEEADFRGPEQAQRAGVALVDQEISLIEALSVRDNIMLGLAGAPFFARPNSADGIIHGLLGRVGLGDLSLSTPVASLALGKRQLVEIARALGRGGKILILDEPTATLTESESDQVFAAVKSVATEGISVIYVSHRLGEVLEICDTISVFRDGRRIATRPADQMDRAELIDLMVGVQAVDRSANADRTPLDSKPSLVVRGLSVGTRVHDVDLTIRPGQVVALAGQVGSGASEILRAIAGLAPDAVGTVRVGEKDLRLGSPVRSLNAGVNYISNDRKAEGLFLTRTVRVNLLATRLRAIARHGFVVSRLAKEIGALLAEASGLRERERSAVGELSGGNQQKAFLGRCLHRDKGASLLLLDEPTRGVDVGGRSDIHDLIRNAAGSGTAVLYASTELDEILDLADEVVTLRAGRVVSVRPRAHITAQALLYEMTHVETEAVSA; encoded by the coding sequence GTGACCGCCGTCGACGAGACGCCTCGCATACCTCGCCTTCGGATCGTCGGCGTCGGAAAGAGTTATGCAGCGGTGCGCGCACTCGATGGAATCGACTTGACGATCAAGCCCGGTGAGGTCCACGCGCTGTGCGGACACAACGGAGCTGGCAAGAGCACATTGGTCAAGATCCTGTCGGGCGTAGTCAGGCACGACGACGGAAGCGTGTACATCGACGGCGAAGAGGCGGACTTCCGTGGTCCCGAACAAGCGCAACGCGCAGGGGTAGCACTGGTCGACCAGGAGATCAGCCTGATCGAGGCACTGTCGGTGCGCGACAACATCATGCTCGGGCTTGCGGGCGCGCCGTTCTTCGCGCGCCCAAACTCAGCCGACGGGATCATCCACGGGCTTTTGGGTCGGGTCGGACTTGGTGACCTCAGCCTGTCGACGCCCGTCGCCTCCTTGGCGCTCGGCAAGCGTCAACTCGTCGAGATCGCCCGTGCCCTCGGCCGAGGCGGCAAGATCCTGATCCTCGACGAGCCAACGGCAACCCTCACCGAATCTGAAAGCGATCAGGTATTCGCCGCGGTGAAATCTGTCGCCACCGAGGGCATCAGCGTCATCTATGTGTCGCACAGGCTGGGCGAGGTTCTGGAGATCTGCGACACGATCAGCGTCTTCCGCGACGGCCGCCGGATTGCCACCCGTCCAGCCGATCAGATGGATCGAGCTGAGCTCATCGATCTCATGGTTGGAGTTCAGGCGGTCGATAGATCCGCCAACGCGGATCGCACGCCACTCGACTCCAAGCCCTCTCTCGTCGTACGCGGACTGAGCGTGGGCACTCGCGTCCACGATGTCGACCTGACTATTCGGCCAGGCCAGGTTGTCGCATTGGCCGGACAGGTCGGCTCCGGCGCCAGCGAGATTCTCCGGGCGATCGCTGGCCTTGCGCCAGACGCCGTTGGAACAGTCCGAGTGGGCGAGAAGGATCTGCGACTCGGTTCTCCCGTGCGTTCACTGAACGCTGGGGTCAATTACATCTCGAACGACCGGAAGGCGGAGGGGCTGTTCCTCACCCGAACGGTACGAGTCAACCTGCTCGCAACCCGCCTGCGCGCGATCGCTCGACATGGTTTCGTTGTGAGCCGGTTGGCGAAAGAAATCGGTGCCCTACTCGCCGAGGCCAGCGGCCTCCGTGAGCGCGAACGTTCTGCTGTCGGCGAACTCAGCGGAGGCAACCAACAGAAGGCCTTTCTGGGACGATGCCTGCATCGTGACAAGGGCGCGTCACTACTGCTGCTCGACGAGCCGACTCGTGGCGTCGATGTGGGTGGTCGGTCGGACATCCATGACCTGATCCGTAACGCTGCGGGGTCAGGGACAGCAGTCCTTTATGCGTCAACTGAACTTGACGAGATTCTCGACCTCGCTGACGAAGTGGTGACGCTACGTGCGGGTCGGGTCGTCTCCGTGCGGCCAAGGGCGCACATCACAGCCCAGGCCCTGCTCTACGAGATGACCCACGTCGAGACTGAGGCGGTGTCGGCATGA
- a CDS encoding ABC transporter permease subunit, translated as MNHLTARLARIGAATSSPVAYSFVTMVIVFFMLPAANGYDVSTYNLYSAMQIFGTYGLIALALGITMIAAQFDLSTLGMFVLGGLVAVKVGGDSPSLGVIAALGVGALAGLIQGLIVAKLSINSMSVTLGGFLVLLGLSRAIGNDATVSYDNFDVGISLDSKFAVVMSWHSVIVLLCFLFVGLAMAWTTVGRNLKAVGGDARASRVSGVGVTRVIVGVFVLSGLLSGLAGALNAFSLAAALANPGFAPLVFGATSALIGGVGLAGGRGTVTGIALGAVALSLLQAMFGILASPSWVTSVVTGGLLVLVATAAAPRLAAIVARLAARHRRRYVESAVA; from the coding sequence ATGAATCACCTGACAGCACGCCTCGCACGTATCGGTGCAGCGACAAGTTCGCCGGTCGCCTACAGCTTCGTGACCATGGTGATTGTCTTCTTCATGCTTCCCGCTGCCAACGGGTATGACGTGTCGACCTACAACCTGTACTCAGCGATGCAGATCTTCGGCACCTATGGATTGATCGCGCTAGCTCTCGGCATCACGATGATCGCCGCACAGTTCGACCTTTCAACGCTGGGCATGTTCGTGCTGGGAGGCCTGGTAGCCGTAAAGGTCGGGGGTGATTCGCCGAGTCTAGGCGTGATCGCGGCGCTCGGCGTCGGCGCCCTAGCAGGCCTAATCCAGGGCCTGATCGTGGCTAAGTTGAGCATCAACTCCATGTCCGTCACGCTAGGCGGATTCCTTGTGCTTCTTGGATTGAGCCGCGCAATCGGAAATGACGCCACGGTGAGCTACGACAACTTCGATGTCGGCATCTCGCTCGACAGCAAGTTCGCTGTGGTCATGTCTTGGCACAGCGTGATTGTCCTGCTTTGTTTTCTGTTCGTAGGGCTGGCGATGGCGTGGACCACCGTCGGTCGGAACCTGAAGGCAGTGGGCGGTGACGCGCGGGCCAGTCGGGTTTCCGGTGTGGGGGTGACCCGCGTCATCGTGGGTGTGTTCGTGCTCTCCGGCCTCCTGTCCGGGCTGGCCGGCGCGCTCAATGCGTTCTCTCTGGCCGCCGCGTTGGCGAACCCCGGATTCGCTCCGCTTGTGTTCGGAGCGACGTCCGCGCTCATTGGCGGGGTCGGCCTGGCTGGAGGTCGGGGGACCGTCACTGGCATCGCCTTGGGAGCGGTGGCGCTTAGTCTGCTGCAGGCAATGTTCGGCATCCTCGCAAGTCCCAGCTGGGTGACATCTGTCGTCACGGGCGGGCTCCTTGTCCTCGTTGCGACCGCGGCCGCGCCGCGACTTGCAGCTATCGTCGCGCGACTCGCGGCCCGGCATCGGCGTCGTTACGTTGAAAGTGCCGTGGCCTGA